A region from the Caldicellulosiruptor naganoensis genome encodes:
- the aroC gene encoding chorismate synthase, which produces MRFLDAGETHGKCLIGILEGFPANVKINIENINRLLELRQRGYGRGKRMEIEKDKAIILSGVRNSYTTGAPITIMIENKDYVNWQKYMDPISCDTVTKKVTIPRPGHADLPGCLKYGFVDARPVLERASARETAMRVAIGALCEELLRVFGIKLYNHVVEIGGVRIKRKYSLDDVSLFEEAQDSELFCIDKEAESDMKKVIDTAKESGDSVGGVAEVICKNVPFGLGSHTHWDRKLDGLLAQAVMSIQSVKGVEIGLGFEAARRLGSEVHDEIFYDDQKGFYRKTNNAGGIEGGISNGMDIVIRAAFKPIPTLYKPLRSVDLQDLKEKEAAIERSDTCAVPAGSVVMRAAVAYVLANSLIERLSGDSLDIMIDNYKRLYQK; this is translated from the coding sequence ATGAGATTCTTAGATGCAGGCGAAACCCATGGAAAGTGTTTAATAGGAATTCTTGAAGGATTCCCAGCAAATGTAAAAATCAATATTGAAAATATTAATAGGCTATTAGAACTTAGGCAACGAGGATATGGTAGAGGAAAAAGAATGGAGATTGAAAAAGACAAAGCTATAATTTTGTCAGGTGTGAGAAACTCCTACACAACAGGTGCACCCATTACAATAATGATTGAGAACAAAGACTATGTAAATTGGCAAAAATACATGGATCCAATTTCATGTGACACAGTGACTAAAAAGGTTACTATACCTCGGCCTGGTCATGCTGACTTGCCGGGGTGTCTTAAATATGGGTTTGTTGATGCAAGGCCGGTGTTAGAAAGGGCAAGTGCGCGTGAGACGGCTATGCGTGTTGCGATAGGAGCTTTGTGTGAGGAGCTTTTGAGGGTTTTTGGAATAAAGCTCTACAATCATGTTGTGGAAATAGGCGGGGTTAGAATTAAAAGAAAGTACAGTCTTGATGATGTAAGTTTGTTTGAAGAAGCACAGGATTCCGAACTTTTCTGTATTGACAAAGAGGCTGAGAGTGATATGAAAAAGGTAATAGATACAGCAAAAGAGTCGGGAGATAGTGTCGGTGGGGTTGCTGAAGTGATTTGTAAAAATGTGCCTTTTGGGCTTGGAAGTCATACACACTGGGATAGAAAACTTGACGGCCTTCTTGCTCAAGCCGTTATGAGCATCCAGTCTGTTAAAGGTGTTGAAATTGGACTGGGATTTGAAGCAGCAAGAAGGCTTGGTAGTGAGGTGCATGATGAGATCTTTTACGATGATCAAAAAGGCTTTTATAGAAAGACAAACAATGCAGGTGGCATTGAAGGTGGAATCTCGAATGGTATGGATATTGTAATAAGGGCTGCTTTCAAGCCAATTCCTACATTGTACAAGCCACTTAGAAGTGTAGATTTACAAGATTTAAAGGAAAAAGAAGCGGCAATTGAAAGGTCAGATACTTGTGCTGTACCAGCAGGAAGTGTCGTGATGAGGGCGGCTGTGGCTTATGTATTAGCAAATAGTTTGATTGAGCGCCTGTCAGGTGATTCCTTAGATATCATGATAGATAATTACAAAAGATTATACCAGAAGTAA
- a CDS encoding DUF3048 domain-containing protein — protein MRWICSRNFLYKAFTIAIVIILLVVLLIGCGKKKASVSTGSEVTKVTQPKKQEQVVSDGSRADTYTCKLTGEAIHRGDEHQVIAVMINNEPGAIPQSSLNQAEYLYEALIEGGATRIMAIYHHTYPKKVGPIRSARPYFMQIAKSLNAYYVHCGGSPQAYRLFKQNYIPHIDAIYTGGGIFYRTSDRKAPHNLYSTMENLIRYFDKKGYKKQQSYKFYPLTDRVANKHTLSNSKVKIRFSGWYYVKYEYDPVKRVYMRFVKEKPHIDKETGSQLFAKNLIILVAKYDTIKNDDKGRQEVDFSKGKGYLLQEGRTIPVTYTFDMKNSFTIKDNDGKEIQLLKGNTWFEIVPQYGKVEIK, from the coding sequence ATGAGATGGATTTGTTCAAGAAATTTTTTATATAAAGCTTTTACAATTGCAATTGTAATAATTTTGCTTGTAGTTTTGTTAATAGGCTGTGGAAAGAAAAAGGCTTCTGTTTCTACAGGTTCCGAAGTCACAAAAGTCACACAGCCCAAAAAACAGGAACAAGTGGTTTCAGACGGTAGCAGAGCTGATACTTACACATGCAAGCTTACAGGTGAGGCAATACATCGAGGGGATGAACATCAGGTAATTGCAGTGATGATAAACAACGAACCAGGTGCAATTCCTCAGTCGTCGTTAAACCAGGCAGAATATTTGTATGAAGCACTAATAGAAGGTGGAGCGACACGTATAATGGCAATCTACCATCATACATATCCTAAAAAAGTGGGACCAATCAGAAGTGCAAGGCCTTACTTTATGCAGATAGCAAAGTCACTAAACGCGTATTATGTTCACTGTGGTGGAAGCCCCCAAGCTTATAGACTCTTTAAACAAAATTATATTCCTCATATTGATGCGATTTACACAGGTGGAGGAATTTTTTATAGAACATCTGATAGAAAAGCTCCCCATAATTTGTACTCGACTATGGAAAACCTGATAAGGTATTTTGATAAGAAAGGCTACAAGAAGCAGCAAAGTTATAAATTTTATCCTTTAACAGATAGGGTAGCAAATAAACATACATTGAGCAACTCAAAAGTAAAAATACGATTTTCAGGTTGGTATTATGTCAAGTATGAATATGACCCTGTCAAAAGAGTTTATATGAGGTTTGTGAAAGAAAAACCACATATTGACAAAGAAACAGGTTCTCAGCTTTTTGCAAAAAATTTGATAATATTAGTTGCTAAATATGACACAATAAAAAATGATGATAAGGGGAGGCAAGAAGTAGATTTTTCTAAAGGAAAAGGATACTTGCTTCAAGAAGGAAGAACTATTCCAGTAACTTATACATTTGATATGAAAAACTCATTTACAATTAAAGATAATGACGGTAAAGAGATTCAGCTTTTAAAAGGCAATACATGGTTTGAGATAGTGCCTCAATATGGAAAAGTTGAGATTAAATGA
- a CDS encoding sporulation protein YqfD encodes MLTNYVVLKVEGGNLNKFLNMLVFNKVLLAVKKREPDSLIIMIRLSNFRKVVNITKKSKSRFHVLEKRGIYFLLREVTIFKLISIVFSVFLLFLFNLFIFDIKINPQNDDSLVRKK; translated from the coding sequence ATGCTTACGAATTACGTAGTCTTGAAAGTAGAAGGTGGGAATCTAAATAAGTTTTTGAATATGCTTGTATTTAACAAAGTTTTACTGGCAGTAAAGAAAAGAGAACCAGATTCGTTAATTATTATGATAAGGTTGTCTAATTTTAGGAAAGTAGTAAACATTACTAAAAAGTCAAAATCAAGGTTTCATGTTTTAGAAAAGAGGGGAATTTATTTTTTATTGAGAGAAGTTACAATTTTTAAGCTTATCTCCATTGTGTTTTCCGTCTTTTTACTCTTTCTGTTCAATCTTTTTATATTTGATATAAAAATAAACCCTCAAAATGACGATAGCTTAGTGCGCAAAAAATAG
- a CDS encoding GatB/YqeY domain-containing protein: MSLKEKLLGDYKSAMKEKDVVKKNVVGMVRAAILQFEKDNKVVLDDSGVLNVIAKEIKKRKDSLPEYIKSGRQELIDELNREIEILQSYLPPMLTDEEIEKIVLEVIEKLKPSGMKDMGKVMQEVMQKVSGRAEGKVVSEVVKKHLSRL, from the coding sequence TTGAGCCTTAAAGAAAAGCTTTTAGGAGATTACAAATCTGCTATGAAAGAAAAGGATGTTGTGAAAAAGAATGTCGTTGGCATGGTAAGAGCTGCAATATTGCAGTTTGAAAAGGACAATAAAGTTGTGCTTGACGACAGTGGGGTTTTGAATGTAATTGCAAAAGAGATCAAAAAGAGGAAAGATAGCCTGCCAGAGTATATAAAAAGTGGAAGACAGGAATTGATTGATGAGCTAAATAGAGAAATTGAGATATTGCAATCATACCTTCCGCCTATGCTGACCGATGAAGAAATAGAAAAAATAGTTCTTGAGGTGATAGAAAAGTTAAAACCTTCAGGAATGAAAGACATGGGCAAGGTTATGCAAGAAGTAATGCAAAAGGTAAGTGGCAGGGCAGAAGGTAAGGTTGTGAGTGAGGTTGTGAAAAAGCATCTCTCAAGATTATAA
- a CDS encoding YabP/YqfC family sporulation protein codes for MKKHKVLKEMIQVSQLPIEAITNEPRITVVGEDEVVVENHKGLIMYEENVVKLSTIKRPLYIKGNKLIIKKVNEEVIVIG; via the coding sequence ATGAAAAAACACAAGGTTTTAAAAGAGATGATACAAGTTTCTCAACTTCCCATAGAAGCAATTACAAATGAACCGAGAATTACAGTTGTTGGAGAAGATGAGGTGGTAGTAGAGAATCATAAGGGGCTTATTATGTATGAAGAAAACGTAGTTAAATTAAGTACAATAAAACGTCCACTTTACATTAAAGGTAATAAACTTATAATCAAAAAAGTGAACGAAGAAGTTATAGTGATTGGTTGA
- a CDS encoding acyl-CoA thioesterase translates to MIETDLVVRYAETDKMGIVHHSNYFIWFEVGRTELIKKAGISYSEIENNLGVYLPLISCGCDFKKPCFYEDRLKIRTKIYNLTRSRIKFYYEVLKEGIVCATGYTEHAFVDRSFKPINLEKKNKELFGLFQKLFEEDISK, encoded by the coding sequence ATGATAGAGACAGATCTTGTTGTAAGATATGCTGAGACAGATAAAATGGGGATTGTCCATCATTCAAACTATTTTATATGGTTTGAAGTTGGAAGGACAGAGCTTATTAAAAAGGCAGGGATTTCATATTCTGAGATAGAAAATAACTTGGGTGTGTATTTACCATTAATAAGTTGCGGCTGTGATTTCAAAAAGCCTTGTTTTTATGAAGATAGGCTAAAAATTAGAACAAAGATTTATAATTTGACACGTAGTAGAATAAAATTCTATTATGAAGTTTTAAAAGAGGGTATTGTTTGTGCAACTGGATATACCGAACATGCGTTTGTTGACAGAAGTTTCAAGCCGATAAATTTAGAGAAAAAGAACAAAGAACTTTTTGGTTTGTTTCAAAAATTATTTGAAGAAGATATTAGTAAATAA
- the ybeY gene encoding rRNA maturation RNase YbeY — translation MKIYIQNQQDKYQIDENIYRIIEDSVLNTLKIFMDDDNYEISVMIVDNQFIKELNKNYRNIDEETDVLSFPIFEFKNGVLQEDITIVEEEIPLGDIVISIEKVYEQAKEFGHSVKREIAYLTVHSVLHLLGFDHIEENDRKLMRKYEEMVLEGMGLTR, via the coding sequence GTGAAAATTTACATTCAAAATCAGCAGGATAAATATCAAATAGATGAAAATATTTATAGGATAATAGAGGATTCGGTGCTAAATACGTTAAAGATTTTTATGGATGATGACAACTATGAGATTAGCGTAATGATTGTGGACAATCAGTTCATAAAAGAGCTAAACAAAAACTACAGGAATATAGACGAAGAAACTGATGTGTTGTCATTTCCTATTTTTGAGTTCAAAAATGGTGTGCTGCAGGAAGATATAACTATTGTGGAAGAGGAAATCCCACTTGGAGATATTGTTATTTCAATTGAAAAGGTATATGAACAAGCAAAGGAATTTGGACACTCGGTGAAAAGAGAGATAGCATATTTGACTGTTCACTCAGTTTTACACTTATTGGGTTTTGATCACATAGAAGAAAATGATAGAAAACTTATGAGAAAGTATGAAGAGATGGTCTTAGAAGGTATGGGATTGACAAGATGA
- a CDS encoding MBL fold metallo-hydrolase RNA specificity domain-containing protein, giving the protein MKVTFLGAAQTVTGSCYYFECDGKKFLIDCGMFQGGHAEDELNFETFPFNPPDIDFIILSHAHIDHSGRIPKLYKDGFRGTIYATDATADLCSIMLPDSAHIQESEVEWKNKKRKREGKEGLKPLYTIDDAYSCLELFKGVKYEQVIEISNNLRFVLKDAGHMLGSAIVELYITEGGKEYKLVFSGDLGNRNVPILKDPSTIDGCDYLFIESTYGDRLHEDVENKSKKLIKIICDTISKGGKVIIPSFAVGRTQEILYEIAKEISSGSDEAKLIQSVEIFVDSPLATSASSVYKKHIDYFDEEAAEFVKKGIYPLEPKNLKFVRTADESRMLNNYEKSCIIISSSGMCEAGRIKHHLKHNLWKENNTILFVGYQAPNTLGRKLLDGQKKVKIFGEEIEVRAKIEYIEAYSGHADKNGLINWIDKMKSKPKQIFVVHGEKESQIEFAQELGKIFGVDVHIPARGEFYVIDPEQVVTKDRLFSPSPSFINLSILAQIEDIEDELYRLKEHIKSASISPERLDLLNNNLEELRYLISLALNDY; this is encoded by the coding sequence TTGAAGGTAACCTTTTTAGGTGCTGCTCAAACTGTAACAGGTTCGTGTTACTATTTTGAATGTGACGGTAAAAAATTTTTGATTGACTGTGGTATGTTTCAAGGTGGACATGCTGAAGATGAACTGAATTTTGAGACATTTCCTTTCAATCCGCCAGATATTGACTTTATAATTTTATCTCATGCTCACATTGACCACAGTGGAAGAATTCCCAAGCTTTACAAAGATGGCTTTAGGGGGACAATCTATGCAACTGATGCAACTGCTGATTTATGTAGCATTATGCTTCCGGACAGTGCTCATATTCAGGAAAGTGAAGTAGAGTGGAAGAATAAAAAAAGAAAAAGAGAGGGAAAAGAAGGGCTAAAACCTCTTTACACTATTGATGATGCCTATTCCTGTTTGGAATTGTTCAAGGGTGTAAAATATGAGCAGGTGATTGAAATAAGCAATAATCTTCGGTTTGTATTAAAAGACGCAGGTCATATGCTTGGCTCAGCAATAGTTGAACTTTACATAACTGAAGGTGGGAAAGAGTATAAATTAGTGTTTTCTGGTGACTTAGGAAACAGAAATGTTCCTATCTTAAAAGACCCATCAACAATAGATGGGTGTGACTACCTTTTTATTGAAAGCACCTACGGCGATAGACTCCATGAAGATGTGGAAAACAAATCTAAAAAACTGATAAAGATAATTTGTGATACTATTTCAAAAGGTGGAAAGGTTATAATTCCCTCATTTGCTGTTGGGAGGACTCAAGAGATTTTGTATGAAATAGCAAAGGAGATAAGTAGTGGTTCTGATGAAGCAAAACTAATTCAGAGTGTTGAGATTTTTGTTGACAGTCCATTGGCTACCTCGGCAAGTAGTGTGTATAAAAAACATATAGATTATTTTGATGAAGAAGCTGCGGAGTTTGTAAAAAAAGGAATTTACCCGCTTGAACCTAAGAATTTAAAGTTTGTCCGCACAGCTGATGAATCAAGGATGCTAAATAACTATGAAAAAAGCTGTATAATAATCTCTTCAAGCGGGATGTGTGAAGCTGGGAGAATAAAACATCATCTCAAACATAATCTTTGGAAGGAAAACAACACAATACTCTTTGTTGGTTATCAAGCACCAAACACCCTGGGAAGAAAACTCTTAGATGGTCAGAAAAAGGTCAAAATCTTTGGTGAAGAAATTGAGGTTAGAGCAAAGATAGAGTATATTGAAGCATATTCTGGCCATGCGGATAAAAATGGACTTATTAACTGGATTGATAAGATGAAAAGTAAGCCAAAACAAATCTTTGTAGTGCATGGGGAGAAGGAGTCACAAATTGAGTTTGCACAGGAACTTGGAAAAATCTTTGGTGTTGATGTTCATATTCCTGCACGAGGCGAATTTTACGTAATAGATCCAGAGCAGGTTGTGACAAAAGATAGGCTATTTTCTCCTTCGCCTTCGTTTATCAATCTTTCAATTTTGGCTCAGATTGAGGATATTGAAGATGAGCTATACAGGTTAAAAGAACATATAAAGAGTGCTTCTATTTCACCAGAGAGATTAGATCTTCTGAACAACAATCTCGAAGAACTGAGATACCTTATTAGCTTAGCACTCAACGATTATTGA
- the rpsU gene encoding 30S ribosomal protein S21 → MSEVRVGENESLDSALRRFKKKLAEAGILAELRKREHYESPSVRRKKKSEAARRRKRR, encoded by the coding sequence ATGTCAGAAGTAAGAGTGGGCGAAAATGAATCGCTCGATAGTGCCCTCAGGAGATTTAAGAAGAAATTAGCAGAGGCTGGGATTTTAGCAGAGCTTAGAAAAAGAGAGCACTATGAAAGCCCAAGCGTACGAAGGAAAAAGAAATCAGAAGCGGCACGTAGGAGAAAGCGCAGATAA
- a CDS encoding HD family phosphohydrolase yields MLQNYQKWHEKQKVYFCRVLSLFTFFIISMILILTSNQKNQDFLIRRILSVLNINPNHYGNIQTTKDFIGILLLLLILLLFMCVYFYLVEREFINNCKDMTAVSSILILNLLLIKFLLPISAFAIPAFMGIVLVSLLIDVRIAIIFNIVISIITLLIVGDKNLNFALYLFIGGSLSSIVSHKIQNRMQFVSHGFLASMISSLFVLTMELVYQTQGEMVLYNAVNSFVGTALSFVLAYGTLPIWEYILDYATPIRLMELSNPNHPLLKRLLLEAPGTYHHSLIVGNLAEVACEAVGGNYLLARVGAYYHDIGKLKRPFYFKENQIIEEDPHNKITPTLSALIITSHTKDGVEIGKEYRLPKQVLDIIKQHHGTTKVAFFYGKALVQNQQVSEQRFRYEGPIPQSKEAAIVMLADSVEAAVRALSSPTPQLIESTIRNIIHEKLMDGQLNSSNLTFKELEAICESFIKVLTGVFHKRVSYNLIDDGIDKEEVVERSENLHSKSAG; encoded by the coding sequence ATGTTACAAAACTATCAAAAATGGCATGAAAAGCAAAAAGTGTATTTTTGCCGTGTATTGTCACTCTTTACTTTTTTTATTATATCTATGATTTTAATATTGACATCTAACCAAAAAAATCAGGATTTTTTAATTAGAAGAATTTTGTCGGTATTAAATATCAACCCAAATCATTATGGTAATATACAAACTACCAAAGATTTCATAGGGATATTGTTACTTCTTCTGATCTTGCTTCTATTTATGTGTGTATACTTCTATCTTGTTGAAAGAGAGTTTATAAACAACTGCAAAGATATGACTGCTGTGAGTTCAATTTTGATTTTGAACTTACTTTTAATAAAATTTCTTCTTCCAATTTCTGCATTTGCAATACCTGCTTTTATGGGAATTGTGTTGGTTTCTCTTTTGATTGACGTAAGGATTGCAATTATTTTTAATATTGTTATATCAATCATTACATTGTTGATAGTAGGGGACAAAAACCTTAATTTTGCCTTGTATCTTTTTATAGGTGGAAGTTTAAGTTCAATTGTTTCACACAAGATTCAAAACAGAATGCAGTTTGTAAGTCATGGTTTTTTAGCAAGCATGATTTCATCTCTCTTTGTTTTGACAATGGAACTTGTTTACCAAACTCAAGGCGAAATGGTTTTATATAATGCAGTGAACTCCTTTGTTGGAACAGCGCTGTCATTTGTGCTTGCATATGGTACACTCCCAATATGGGAGTATATCCTTGACTATGCCACGCCAATTAGACTAATGGAGCTTTCAAACCCGAACCACCCACTACTGAAAAGACTTCTGTTAGAAGCACCTGGTACTTACCATCACAGCTTGATAGTAGGTAATTTAGCAGAGGTTGCTTGTGAAGCAGTGGGTGGGAATTACCTATTGGCACGAGTAGGAGCTTATTATCATGATATTGGAAAATTGAAAAGGCCATTCTATTTTAAGGAAAATCAAATTATAGAAGAAGACCCACACAATAAGATAACTCCAACACTTTCTGCGCTAATTATAACATCTCACACCAAGGATGGTGTAGAGATAGGCAAAGAGTATAGGCTTCCTAAACAGGTATTAGATATTATAAAGCAGCATCATGGGACAACAAAGGTGGCTTTTTTCTATGGCAAGGCTTTGGTACAAAATCAGCAGGTAAGCGAACAAAGGTTTAGGTATGAAGGCCCAATTCCTCAAAGCAAAGAAGCAGCAATAGTGATGCTTGCAGACTCTGTCGAGGCTGCGGTAAGAGCACTCTCGTCACCAACTCCACAGCTTATAGAAAGTACTATAAGGAATATAATTCATGAAAAACTTATGGATGGGCAGCTCAATTCCAGCAATTTGACCTTTAAAGAGTTGGAAGCTATTTGTGAGAGTTTTATTAAAGTTTTAACAGGTGTTTTTCATAAAAGAGTGAGCTATAATTTGATTGATGATGGTATAGACAAAGAAGAGGTGGTAGAAAGAAGTGAAAATTTACATTCAAAATCAGCAGGATAA
- a CDS encoding diacylglycerol kinase, protein MKRKRTLIESFDNAINGIIVAFKTQRNMRIHFLIAFLVLLFTIVFKLNKIETIIILICIGLVITAELINTAIENTIDLIAKDFETKAKIAKDVAAGAVLVTALLVLTIGYFLFYDKMKLPLEITLKHIRGISFHVVFLSLIIVSMVIIVVKAINNRTKFMQGGMPSGHTALAFAAATAIIMLTNNLIVVTLAIFMAFLVLESRIEAKIHTIWETIVGAVIGILVTLLIFKIK, encoded by the coding sequence ATGAAGAGAAAAAGGACACTTATTGAGAGTTTCGATAATGCAATAAATGGAATAATTGTTGCATTCAAGACACAAAGGAATATGAGGATACACTTTCTGATAGCTTTTTTAGTATTGTTATTTACTATAGTCTTCAAATTAAACAAAATTGAAACAATAATAATTTTAATTTGCATTGGGCTTGTTATTACGGCAGAACTTATAAACACTGCGATAGAAAATACCATTGATCTTATAGCCAAAGACTTTGAGACAAAAGCAAAGATTGCAAAGGATGTAGCAGCAGGTGCTGTTTTAGTAACTGCTCTTTTAGTATTAACAATTGGATACTTTTTGTTTTATGACAAGATGAAGTTGCCTTTAGAAATAACGTTAAAACACATAAGGGGAATTTCTTTTCATGTAGTTTTTTTATCACTTATTATAGTATCAATGGTAATAATTGTTGTAAAGGCTATTAACAATAGAACAAAGTTCATGCAAGGTGGTATGCCAAGCGGACATACAGCTTTAGCTTTTGCAGCAGCGACTGCCATAATTATGCTGACAAACAATTTGATAGTAGTAACCTTAGCTATTTTTATGGCGTTTTTAGTTTTGGAGAGTAGAATTGAAGCAAAGATTCACACCATTTGGGAAACAATTGTAGGGGCGGTTATTGGTATACTGGTGACACTTTTGATATTTAAGATTAAATAA
- a CDS encoding PhoH family protein: MEERLISTVSIEDTRDLWNIFGEFDSKVKTLEELLHVNIVFRDNAIKIIGNSPENIRKAEKTIKILHDMEKKKLDIDEHTIRYVIETLEDEEVRKLEDEVIFITHRGKQVKPKTLGQKRYIEAIMNNTIVFGIGPAGTGKTYLAMAMAVYYLKKKEISKIILTRPAVEAGEKLGFLPGDLQTKVDPYLRPIYDALHDLIGTETYQRYMERGIIEVAPLAYMRGRTLDDAFIILDEAQNTTSEQMKMFLTRLGFGSKVVVTGDITQIDLPSGVESGLVQVTKILRDIEGIEFVFLTYQDVVRHQLVQKIINAYNRYEEKRREKQEN; the protein is encoded by the coding sequence TTGGAAGAAAGATTAATATCAACTGTAAGTATTGAAGATACAAGAGATCTGTGGAACATCTTTGGTGAGTTTGATTCTAAGGTAAAAACCTTGGAGGAATTGTTGCATGTTAATATAGTTTTCCGTGATAATGCAATTAAAATTATTGGAAACAGTCCTGAAAACATCAGAAAAGCTGAGAAAACAATAAAGATTTTACATGATATGGAGAAGAAGAAACTGGACATTGATGAGCACACAATAAGATATGTTATCGAAACATTGGAAGACGAAGAGGTAAGGAAATTAGAAGATGAAGTCATATTTATAACCCACAGGGGAAAACAAGTAAAACCAAAGACGCTGGGGCAAAAGAGATATATTGAAGCAATAATGAACAACACAATTGTGTTTGGGATTGGGCCAGCAGGTACAGGAAAGACATATTTAGCAATGGCTATGGCTGTTTATTACCTTAAGAAGAAGGAAATAAGTAAGATTATTCTGACAAGACCAGCTGTTGAAGCGGGGGAAAAATTAGGATTTTTACCAGGTGATCTGCAGACAAAGGTTGATCCGTACTTAAGACCAATCTATGATGCACTGCATGATTTGATTGGCACAGAAACCTATCAAAGATATATGGAAAGAGGGATCATAGAGGTTGCCCCACTTGCATACATGCGTGGTAGAACCTTAGATGATGCTTTTATTATCTTAGATGAGGCTCAAAATACAACATCTGAACAGATGAAAATGTTTTTGACACGACTTGGATTTGGGTCAAAGGTGGTAGTAACGGGGGATATAACCCAGATTGACCTTCCGAGTGGTGTTGAGTCAGGACTTGTTCAAGTGACAAAGATACTCAGAGACATTGAAGGAATTGAGTTTGTGTTTTTGACATATCAAGATGTTGTAAGACATCAGCTTGTCCAGAAAATCATAAATGCATACAATAGGTATGAAGAAAAACGAAGGGAGAAACAAGAAAATTAA
- a CDS encoding sporulation protein YqfD: protein MRNYNIKPFTLKSCIDGEKLSKVLLSELEELMWVKVKKEGGLLIVEYVKREGDNPQNKHGKIFARSSGVVQKLLLKSGNALVKEGDTVIAGQLLVDNKVVTKDGNEYYEDAIADIIAATFYTVSKDFSLPTSQKVYTFQKKVPFIAIGQHEVIPKIVVTNNENCDKIKIREYKIFIVPFRVGVYEIRKYELRKYILDLEKVKEELIKSCDKDFKRKTTDKKILAISKVRTYFKVIKMRNEIKRIECIRYYECLEDIALKK, encoded by the coding sequence TTGAGGAACTACAACATAAAACCATTTACATTAAAGTCCTGCATTGATGGAGAAAAACTATCAAAAGTGCTTCTTTCCGAATTAGAAGAGCTGATGTGGGTAAAGGTGAAGAAAGAAGGGGGATTATTAATAGTAGAATACGTAAAAAGAGAAGGAGACAATCCACAAAACAAACATGGGAAAATTTTTGCAAGAAGCAGTGGAGTTGTACAAAAGCTTTTACTAAAATCAGGAAATGCTCTTGTGAAAGAAGGAGATACTGTAATTGCAGGTCAGCTTCTTGTTGATAACAAGGTTGTTACGAAAGATGGAAATGAGTACTATGAAGATGCCATAGCAGATATAATTGCGGCAACATTTTATACAGTCTCTAAAGACTTTTCTTTGCCTACATCTCAGAAGGTTTATACCTTTCAAAAAAAGGTGCCATTTATTGCAATAGGTCAACATGAGGTTATACCAAAAATTGTGGTTACTAATAATGAAAATTGTGATAAAATTAAAATAAGGGAGTATAAAATTTTTATTGTTCCATTTAGAGTAGGTGTATATGAGATAAGAAAATATGAGTTAAGAAAATATATCCTTGATTTAGAGAAGGTAAAAGAAGAGCTAATAAAAAGTTGCGATAAGGATTTTAAAAGAAAAACGACAGATAAAAAAATTCTTGCTATTTCAAAAGTAAGGACATATTTTAAGGTCATAAAAATGAGGAACGAAATAAAGAGGATAGAATGTATTAGATATTATGAATGTTTGGAAGATATAGCATTGAAAAAATAA